The Hymenobacter sp. DG01 sequence CAGCTGCTGCCGCTTTCGCAGAATACGGCCTTGTTTGCCTTGCTGGGCACAACCTATGGCGGCAATGGCAAAACCAACTTTGCGCTGCCTGACCTGAACGGGCGGGTTGCCGTTGGGGCCGGCCAGGGGGCTGGCCTCAGCAACTACGACCTGGGTCATATGGGTGGCGAGAGCGCCGTGGCCCTGCAAGTCCAGGAAGTGCCGGCGCACACGCATACCCTGGCCCTAACCTACAGCACGGAGCTGGGCACCACGGGCTCCCCCGAAAACGCCTACCTGGCCAGCAACGGCTCCGGCGAGCCCCAGTACAACGCCTCCGGCACAGGCTTCACGGCCAACGGAGCGGTTGGGGCCGCCGCCGGGCACAACAATATGCAGCCCTACCTTACCCTTCATTACCTGATTGCCATGCAGGGAATTTTTCCACCGCGCCAGTAGCAGCTTCCGGCTTTTTCTATGAAACACTTTCTACCCATTGGAGGGCTTTTACTACTGTTTGCCTTACCTGGTGCCAGCCAGGGCCTGACTAACCAGGGCGCCGTTATTGCCATTCAGGCTGGGGCGCAGGTGGCAGTAGTCGGCGACGTAAGCATCAGTGGCAGTGGCACCATCAACAACGCGGGCACGCTAAGCCTAACCGGTAACTGGGAAAACAATGCCGCCAGGCCGGCGCTTTCCGCCGCTACTGGTACGGTACAGCTTGTGGGCACGGCGGACCAGCAGATAGGAGGCAGTAGCCCTACCCTGTTTCACGACCTGAACGTGAGCGGCGCAGCCGGTCCGGTAAAGCTAACCTCCGATATGTCGGTGGGTAGCAGCGGGGGCGTGCTTACCCTCGGCGCCACGCAGTTGCAGCTGAACTCGCGCACGCTCACGCTCGATAACGGCGCCGCATCGGCCCTGAGCCGCACAACTGGCGCCTTGGTGGCTGAAACCAACGGCACCACTGGCTACGGCCGGCTGGTTTGGGTTATCGGCTCGAATACCGGCACGTACTACGCGCCCATGAGCAGCGGCACCACGAGCCTGCCGATGAGTGCAACCATTACGGCCGCCGGTAGCGGCAGTGGCAGCCTCACATTCACTACCTATCCCGCGGCCGGCAATCTGCCCCTGCCAATGGGGGTTACTTCGCTGCAGGGCAATGCCGCCTACGCCCTCGACCGGTACTGGATAGTGCAGCCCGCCAACTACACCGTGGCCCCCACCGCCACCCTCACCTTCGGGTACCAGGAGGCGGAGTGGAGTGCGCTGCCCAACACTATTATGGAAAGCCGCCTGCGCCTGCAGCGCTGGAGCGGTGCAGGCTGGGAGGGCTCCCAGGGGAGCGTAAATACCCTGGATAATACCCTGACCACGGAAGCGCGAAACACCTACGGAATCTTCGCGGCGGCCGATATTATCCGCCCCTTGCCGGTGCAGCTTAACCTGTTTGCCGCCGTGGCCCAGGGCCGCAATGCCGTGCTTACCTGGGCCACGGCCC is a genomic window containing:
- a CDS encoding T9SS type A sorting domain-containing protein, coding for MKHFLPIGGLLLLFALPGASQGLTNQGAVIAIQAGAQVAVVGDVSISGSGTINNAGTLSLTGNWENNAARPALSAATGTVQLVGTADQQIGGSSPTLFHDLNVSGAAGPVKLTSDMSVGSSGGVLTLGATQLQLNSRTLTLDNGAASALSRTTGALVAETNGTTGYGRLVWVIGSNTGTYYAPMSSGTTSLPMSATITAAGSGSGSLTFTTYPAAGNLPLPMGVTSLQGNAAYALDRYWIVQPANYTVAPTATLTFGYQEAEWSALPNTIMESRLRLQRWSGAGWEGSQGSVNTLDNTLTTEARNTYGIFAAADIIRPLPVQLNLFAAVAQGRNAVLTWATAQELNNKGFEVEVSTDGRSFQRVGFVAGHGTTATAQQYRYTDAGAAARGHQQYYRLRQLDLDGTASYSPVKPVVFDAAPAVATLSAHPNPAHDAYTIVLTAAHAQTAQLAIYDAVGRQVGQLFVPLQVGENRLPAAFTATQPTGVYMLAATVDGQVLRTRLVRE
- a CDS encoding phage tail protein, whose product is MPSSPTPYSTTQPTRRSWLKRLSGVVAGSFLAGPLQALLGKATPAAAGTLSGGSGVFLGEIIAVPFNFVPVGYARCDGQLLPLSQNTALFALLGTTYGGNGKTNFALPDLNGRVAVGAGQGAGLSNYDLGHMGGESAVALQVQEVPAHTHTLALTYSTELGTTGSPENAYLASNGSGEPQYNASGTGFTANGAVGAAAGHNNMQPYLTLHYLIAMQGIFPPRQ